A region from the Mustela erminea isolate mMusErm1 chromosome 10, mMusErm1.Pri, whole genome shotgun sequence genome encodes:
- the HES5 gene encoding transcription factor HES-5 yields the protein MAPSTVAVELLSPKEKNRLRKPVVEKMRRDRINSSIEQLKLLLEQEFARHQPNSKLEKADILEMAVSYLKHSKAFAAAAAAGPKSLHQDYSEGYSWCLQEAVQFLTLHAASDTQMKLLYHFQRPPAAPTVPTKEPKAAGTAPPPVLTPAKATAVAARQPTCGLWRPW from the exons ATGGCCCCCAGCACCGTGGCCGTGGAGCTGCTCAGCCCCAAAGAGAAAAACCGC CTCCGCAAGCCCGTGGTGGAGAAGATGCGCCGCGACCGCATCAACAGCAGCATCGAGCAGCTGAAGCTGCTGCTGGAGCAGGAGTTCGCGCGCCACCAGCCCAACTCCAAGCTGGAGAAGGCGGACATCCTGGAGATGGCCGTCAGCTACCTGAAGCACAGCAAAG CcttcgccgccgccgccgccgccggccccaAGAGCCTGCACCAGGACTACAGCGAAGGCTACTCCTGGTGCCTGCAGGAGGCCGTGCAGTTCCTGACGCTGCACGCGGCCAGCGACACGCAGATGAAGCTGCTCTACCACTTCCAGCGACCCCCCGCCGCGCCCACGGTGCCCACCAAGGAACCCAAGGCTGCGGGCACCGCGCCCCCGCCCGTGCTCACCCCCGCCAAGGCCACCGCCGTCGCAGCACGCCAGCCCACCTGCGGCCTCTGGCGGCCCTGGTGA